One genomic region from Carettochelys insculpta isolate YL-2023 chromosome 4, ASM3395843v1, whole genome shotgun sequence encodes:
- the HMX1 gene encoding homeobox protein HMX1: protein MPDEATENISPASGRVSSFFIENLLGPEGKESRGERTQASAEDGHKETRPPSGIAGSHCAQLCCRVSPFGFGLGSAGCPVRGSTMEWYRRAHAPLLGCASPDTSDRESPELSEEAPAGRPGGCRREAAERGSAERREALAGGSASREEEDRAEEPDSAEQRAAGRKKKTRTVFSRSQVFQLESTFDMKRYLSSSERAGLAASLHLTETQVKIWFQNRRNKWKRQLAADLEAANLSQAAQRLVRVPILYHENSPASALGFSLPHGSPPLVGFSHAVTYPLASFPAASVPFLRSQMTGLV, encoded by the exons ATGCCGGACGAAGCCACCGAGAACATCAGCCCCGCCTCCGGCCGGGTCTCGTCGTTTTTCATCGAGAATTTGCTGGGCCCGGAGGGGAAGGAAAGCCGAGGGGAGAGGACGCAGGCGAGCGCGGAGGACGGCCACAAAGAGACGCGGCCGCCGAGCGGAATCGCCGGCAGCCATTGCGCTCAGCTGTGCTGCCGGGTCTCGCCGTTCGGGTTCGGGTTGGGCTCGGCGGGCTGCCCTGTCCGGGGCAGTACAATGGAGTGGTACAGGAGAGCCCACGCTCCGCTCCTCGGCTGCGCCAGTCCAGACA CCAGTGACCGCGAGTCCCCCGAGCTCTCCGAGGAGGCGCCCGCGGGCCGGCCGGGGGGCTGCAGGCGAGAGGCTGCCGAGCGGGGCTCGGCCGAGCGGAGGGAGGCGTTGGCGGGCGGCAGCGCCAGCCGCGAGGAGGAGGACCGAGCCGAGGAGCCGGACTCGGCGGAGCAGCGAGCCGCGGGCCGCAAGAAGAAAACCCGCACGGTGTTCAGCCGCAGCCAGGTCTTCCAGCTGGAGTCCACGTTCGACATGAAGCGCTACCTGAGCAGCTCGGAGCGCGCCGGCCTGGCGGCCTCGCTGCACCTCACCGAGACGCAGGTGAAGATCTGGTTCCAGAACCGCCGCAACAAGTGGAAAAGACAGCTGGCCGCGGACCTGGAGGCGGCCAACCTCTCCCAGGCCGCCCAGAGGCTGGTCAGGGTGCCCATCCTGTACCACGAGAACTCGCCCGCAAGTGCTTTAGGCTTCTCCTTGCCGCACGGGTCCCCTCCTCTGGTGGGGTTTTCCCACGCCGTCACCTACCCCCTGGCCTCCTTCCCCGCCGCCTCGGTCCCCTTTCTCAGATCGCAGATGACAGGACTGGTTTGA